In Vanrija pseudolonga chromosome 4, complete sequence, a single window of DNA contains:
- the Arl2 gene encoding ADP-ribosylation factor-like protein 2, with translation MGLLTIIRKNKAKAREMRVLFLGLDNAGKTTILKRVSGGDVTTVSPTLGFNIQTLVRGEYTLNIWDVGGQRTLRPYWRNYFESTDAVVWVVDSSDALRLGDGADELRALLSEERLAGATLLVFANKQDLAGSLSLEQVRDALGLDAIESHKWRIVPCSAISGAGLDEGLDWVVGEVAGRLYWSGRATGTEFAKVPLPAAGGAVATAS, from the exons ATGG GCCTCCTCACCATCATCCGCAagaacaaggccaaggcgcgcgagaTGCGCGTGCTGTTCCT CGGACTAGACAACGCGGGCAAGACGACGATCCTGAAGCGCGTgtcgggcggcgacgtgACCACCGTGTCCCCGACACTGGGGTTCAACATCCAGACGCTGGTGCGGGGGGAGTACACGCTGAATATCT GGGACGTCGGAGGCCAGCGCACCCTCCGGCCATACTGGCGGAATTACTTCGAGTCGACCGACGCGGTGGTGTGGGTcgtcgactcgagcgacgcgctgcggCTAGGCGACGGGGcggacgagctgcgcgcgttGTTGTCTGAGGAG cgcctcgccggGGCCACGCTGCTCGTCTTCGCCAACAAGCAGGACCTGGCcggctcgctctcgctcgagcaggtgcgtgacgcgctcggcctcgacgccatcgagtCGCACAAGTGGCGTATTGTGCCGtgctcggccatctcgggcgccggcctcgacgagggaCTCGACTGggttgtcggcgaggtcgctgGCCGCCTGTACTGGTCTGGTCGGGCCACGGGCACCGAGTTTGCCAAAGTCCCCCTGCCTGCGGCcggtggcgccgtggccaccGCGTCATGA